The genomic interval TACGTGACCGCGACGATGTCGTCGTCGGGTATGTTGCTCAACCCGGTGAAGGATTTCTCGACATCTATCACGAGTTTATCTACGACCTCGGGTTCAGTCGTGTGCAGGAGATCGCCTACGAGTATCTTGCTGCTGTCACCTGTGATATCACCGACGAAAACCCAACCGGAGCAAACGAAATGGAGTCACTCCTCGACGATGGCGAGATCCTTCTCTCGGAAATTGTCCCTGAGACCATCCGTCGATTAAGTGATGTGACCAAGTTCGCAGACTTCGCTCGCGCAATCGTCCATATGGTCTATGAAGATACAAACTTGTACGCGTGGCAGTGGCTTACTGCGGAAGGAATCCGCTACGAACAGCGGAAAGAGATGGAGATACACAGCGCCCTTGACGATGACACCATGGGGGTCCGTGCGTTCACTGCTATGAAGAATATACTCTTGGATCTCAGTTATACAGGTGTGTTTGTCTTCGTCGACGAGTTTGAAAGTATTGCTCGACTCTCCCCGAAGAACGAGCAGGCGACATTGAACAGCATCCGTCACCTGATGGATCAAAACAGCAACGGACTCTGTATGCTATTTGGATGTGCGCCGGAAGTCTGGCAGGACGTCATGAGCGAGTATCATGCCTTCAGCGAGCGTATTGGCCAAGAAGTGGCACTCCGTCCACTTACTACTGAGAATCTTACCGAACTTGTTGAGGACTATCTCAGCCGAGAGCGGACAAGTGCTGTTCCTGATCCTGCCGTTCGGCCGTTCACAGAAAATAGCTTGGAGTTAATCCTACAGCGCTCTCAAGGGAATATCCGCCAAGTTCTCTCTGTCTGTAGCCGTATGCTGGATAATGCAGCAAGCGAGAGTCAAGCGGAGATAACAGCGGATTTCACACAGGAGCATATCTAAAAGTCCAACACGCCTAACAGCATTAATACATAGTCACAATCCCCGCACGCTCGCGCTCACACAGCCTCTACGCACAACCCTTCGAGCACGTACGCATCTCCCCTATCCAGCGAGATGTCGTACGTATCCCTCACAGGCCGTTCTGCCACACCGACCACCTCCGCAGACCCGTTGACCATGATCCCCGCGTACGAGCGGATCTTCCGCGACACAACAGGCCGAATCGCACTCAACACACGGAGCCGACTATTAGCCCCACGAACGCGGACGCCCTTCTGCTCGACCACGTACTCGAACCCAAGGCGACCCAACAGCAACTGCAACGCCTTCCGTTGTTCGGGCTTCGTCTGCGTGAACCGGACAGTGTGGCCGTCGAAGGCGCCGTCAGTGTCGAACATCCCTGCGAGCCACCCCCGACAGTAGTCGAGATCGTCGACCTGCGTCGGATCGATCGGAAGCAGTCCATCGAGAAGATCCACCTCCTTCCAGATCGTCGTCCGGATCTCGTGGAGGCTGTTGAACTCCCGCCCCTTCCGTTGCAGCCCGTACTCGTCGCGGGCGAACGCGTCGACGCGTTCGATGATCTCCTCGTCTTGACAGCGCAAGGTGGCGTTCTTCGTCGTCTTCGTTTTCACGACACTCCCGTCGCCTGCGAACGCGCCGTGGACGTATCCGTCGCGGTACGCAACCGAATCAGGATCCGGCGTCGGCGTGAGGACGGTCTTGACGCGTTGGCCCGACCGAAAGCGACAGGCGTCACGGAAGTCGTGGGTGTACGGCAACACGCGCGCGTCCGCCGCGACCGACACGGTCACCTCGTCGGTCTGGAGTTCGACTGTCGGCCGGCGCACGTGGGCGACGTCGGTCACTTGTGCCGTCTGGAGTCGACGTTGTCTCTGCCCGTTCTCAGCGGTAACGATCGCGAGTGTCGCGAGTTCGTCACCCGCCGAGACGGTGGAGATGGGTACCCACCCGAGGTCTGCAGTGAGCACGCGCTGCGGTGTTGGTGGATCGTGTGATGCAACTGGCGAGAGCGATTGCTGGTGGTGCATGTTGTTGTTGTCGTCGGTGGAGGGCAGGGCAGTCAGTAGTCGATGCGCCGCGTGCGCCTCAGATAGCTGAGAACGCACGCATCAAGGGAGCACAAATGCCAGCGTCCGTTCGGCTGCGGAACTCACGGTCATCCCTCAGCCGTGACTTGTGTCGAGAACTCGTCGAGCTGTTCAGACCCTACTTGGCGCCATATGCAGCCGTTGTACTCGAACTCGTGCAGTGTCCATTTCTCACCGTCAGTCGCCGGCTCAATGGCGAGCTTCCGCGGGAGTCCGGAGTTGGGCTCCAGTTTCAGTTCGTACACAAGCGACTGGTCCGGTGTGTCGAGCAGTTCTTCGATCGGCAGCGGGCGGTCAGGCCCATCCGAGTCGGGGGTCATCTTATGAATCACCGCCAGTAGCGGGGAACACAAATTCGCAGTCGAGAGCCGTGATGTCGGAGATGGAACAGCACTCACGAATTCCAGTGGGGAGCCAGGGTGTCACCCGAGCACACTCGGGTGGTCCGTTGTGGTCATCGGCCATACCCTATGGTCGGAGGATGACCGTATTTAAAGTTCAACGCGGATAGGTGGGATGGCTGTCGCTCAAGAGGAATGAAGGAGCGGCGGGAGCACCCGCCACCATGTGCTTTGACGAGCGCAAGTTGTCTACTGGTCCTATTAAAACGAACGGCCTAGTTCATACGTTGCGTCTCCCAACACCCCACAACCACTGACAAGGGCGCAACGGGTTTGTCCTCAACACCGCGCGTGCACTACGATGCGGCCTCGCTGGATCCTGACGGTCGTCGGGAGTAAGTACACACGAGATCTCCTCGACGGCGAAGGACCATGGTGGGGCCGGCTCAAACAATAGATCGTGGTCTTGGAGGATACATGGGGCCGTCAGCAGAATTTTGTGAGGACGAAGTTATGTGCCATCCGGACGGGGAGCCTTCTGGTACTTGACCATCTTTTCGGGCTTGTCTGAGATGGTGTCGTAGATCTGCTGGAGGGTCTCCTCTGCGGCGAGCAGGTTGTGTTCCTCTAGGAACTCCCGTCCCTCCGCCGTGAGACCGTAGAACTTCCAGGGATAGCCCTGCCGGCGCTGATCGTCATCCAGAGCAACCTCCTTGACGATGCCGGCGTCGATGAGCTTCTGGACGTGCTTGTAGACGGTCGCGTCGCTCACGCTGGGGTTGAGCTCCCCGAGCTCGTACATCGAGGGGAGCTGTTCAGGGTGCTGGAGGATGTTGTTGATCAGCGCGAATCGCGTCTGCTGAGTGACGAAGTGGATGAGTTCACGGGATTCCATCCCGTCGGCAGTCCCCAGGCCAGTGCTCATACGAGACGATAGACGGCCTGGCGGTGAGTAGTTTACCCTTGAGTAAACCACCTTGGAGTAAACTATGACCAGTTGAATAGGTGATTTACTCCACGTTCTCAAGCGGGTGTATGGGGACGAAAAGTATCCCTTCGGCTGGATGCAGGACGGTATCTTCGAGCTGTTTGAACTCGAGGGGCAGCTGTATCGCTGGCAGACTGAGGAGGAACTCGTAGACGTGACAGAAGAACTCCCGTGACGGCGGGTGAGATCGCGACACAGTCTCCCGATCACGCACCTCGACGAGCGGTTGGACGACGACAAGTCTCAGCTGCTCGCAGATGCCCTTCGCCTCGCCGTAAGTACAACCCTTAGGTGGAACGATCCGCACCGTCACGCCGAGTTCATCCACGGCGGCGGTCAGATGTTCGACGAGATCGCCGGCTCGATCGCGAGCCTTCGCGGTGGTCCGGAGTTCGGCTCCAAGTTCATTCGTACACGAGCGACGTATCCATCGTGTTGAGCAGCTCTTCGATCGGCAGGAGATGGGCAGGGCCATCCGAGTCGGGATTCATCTTTGTAATCGCCACCAGTAGCGAGGAACACGTATTCGCTATCAGGAAGCGTGATATCGCAGATGGAGCAGCATTCGCGAATTCCTGTGGGGAGCCAGGGTCCGACCCGAGCGCACTCGAGTGATGCGTTTTGGTCGACCGCCATACCCTACGGTTGGAGAATGACAGTATTCGAAGTTCGACACGAACGGGACACCAAAGCGGTCGCTCAGGAGGTGTGAAGGAGCGGCGGGAGCACCCACCGCCATGTGCATTGACAGCCGTAAACTGGTCCCACTTCATATTAAATCGAACGACCCAGATCAGCCGCTGCTTCTGCCACACCCCTCAGCCATAAACAGGATCCCAGCGGGGGTCGTCCTCAAGAGCGCTCGTCTATGATGGTACAACCTCGCTCGGACTAGAGCCCGTGGATAACTGCAACGACCGCCTAAAGTTCCCTGTTTCCTCCCAGGATCGGGTGTATGTTTCCGGCGTGTCATCCGTGACAGGCAGGGTCACACCGCACCCCCCGACCTGGTGCAGGGCGTCGCGCATGGTCAGGTCGCCACCCGTCCATTCGTTGACGCCGTTGGGCACGGTGTGTCCAACGAGTTCCGAGGGGCGCCGGTAGCGCGTCGTGTTCACCGCCTTCGAGTTCGCACGCGGGTTCGAGCGACCGTACGCGTCCGGGTTGTGCGTCTCCACACCAGCGCCGCCGGTCTCGAACATCGCGTCCCGCCACGACGTTGCGGGCCCGTCGCCCTGCGCGACCACATCGACGTACGTGTCGCTGGTGACCGCGAACGTGAGCTGGTTCCCGAACCCGCCGATGGCCGGGTTCGACAGCCGCACCACGTCGCCCTCGCGGAACATCGTCTCGCACCCACTGCGCTTCCACACGGTGAGCTTCCCGACCGAGCCGCCCAGCGACGTCTGGGTGACGAACGGCGACGCGTCCTCGATGTAGGCCACCTGCTGCTGCGAGGACGGGTCAGCCGGCTCGAAGAGCTCGGTCACACGGACGAGCGCCGAGCAGCCCGACCACCACGGCTCGATGTCCATGAGGGACTGGGTGTCCGAGTGGAAGATGGCCTCCTTCGCGCGGACGAGGCCCGCCAGCGTGTCGTTCGTCCCCGCCAGCGCCGACGCCACGGTCGAGCGAATCGACTCAACATCGACCCCCGGCAGGTCGAACGCCCGGGGGTCCGCCTCCTCGATCTTCTCGACGAGGTTCATCGTCCACTCCTCAACCTCCGCGCCGTAGCCCGCGACGCCCTCCTCGTCGTAGACGATGGGCGACTCGGGGCGCGTGGTCGGCTCGTTGTGCTCGGGGTACACGAGCGCCGGGCCGCCCATCGCGCTCTCGTCGGCCCACTTGTCGGCGACGCGCTCCGTGTAGCCCACGCCGACGTTGTCGGTGTACGCCCCACGCCCGAACGTCTGGTGGGGCAGGCGCGACGGCGCCGCCTCGGGGGCGCTCGTCCACCCGGCGTCGAAGTCCTTCGACTCACGAGCGAGCGTCCGCGACCACTCGTCGTCGTCGCTGTAGAAGTCGAAGGCGATGCTCTTGCGAACCGGGACGAACGCCGCGAGCGACTCACGGCAATCGGTAATGCGGTCGGCGACCCGAGCCTCCACCTCCTCCATCAGCTCGAGCTCCTTCCCAGTCGTGTCTTCACCTTCCGCCGCAATGCGGTCACGCACCGGGCGGGCGACCTCCGAGATCGCCGCGAGCTCCTTCTCGTTGGCGATTGCGCGCTCGAGGCTCTCGATCGTCATGTGGGAGAGTTCGGTCACGTTCCCGATGCCCAGCTCGAGCGCCTCCGCAACGGCCTCGCCGTACGCGCCGAACGACTCGCCCGTCAACAGCCCGCGATCCTCGGCCATCACGGGGGCCGGCGTCCCCTGGTCGTCGGTGCTCTCGAGCGTCTGGGCCACCTGCGTCCCCGGCTCGAACTTCGTGTTCGGGACCGCGCCAGCCGCCGCCTGGCCACCCGACCGCCCCCACTTACCGTGCTCCGCGCCGATGCCGTCGGCGACGTTCCCGTCAACCGCGCGCTTGTTCATCGAGCCAGCCGTGGAGACGATGGGTTGGCCGTCCTGCGTCTCGCCGACGACCTCGCCGACCACACTCGCGCTCTCGCTCTCGCCCTCGCTGTGCTTGAACTCGATAACCGCCCCGTGCGTGTCCTCGACCGCCACGCCGGCCTCGGCGCTCGGCGAGTCGCGGGGGATGTCGTATTCGTGCAGGTCGTCCATCATCCCGCGCTGCTCCCACATCTCGTCCATCTGCGCTTCGATCTGGTCACCGTCGGTGCTAACGTCGTTCTGCGTAGTCTCGTCGTTCATAGTCGGAAGTAGGGCTGCCAGTACAGGGGAAACACAAATTCTCCGCGCACCACCTGTGCCACCGGGTGATGCGATGTGTTTCATGTCGGGCAGAACCGCTTGCATAGCAGAGTGGCAATACCACCGCGCGGAGGCGTTGCTGTGGGTGTGTTCAGTTCTTCCAATCGGATCCCACTCAGACTTCGTGGCCCCTCCGTCCCGATCCCCTCCTATCCACGTCCTCCTTTCCAACCCGCACTAAGGGATCGTTGCGGAGCGGTCAGCGGTGGTGGAAAGCGGTAGCGGAGCGGCAGCGGCGCTGTCGCGGTCGGTAGCGGTTGCGGTTGCTGTCGCGGGGGTGGCGGGGGGGTAGCGGTCGCTGAGCGGAGCAGGGCGGTCAGGGGGTCACGGGGGAAGCCGGCGAGCCGCCCGCCGGTCTCCACGACCCCTCTCCGCCAGGAGATGTCGTGGAGCGGGCGTGGTCGCCGGATATTCCCCCGCGCGGTCTGCACCAGCGTCGACGCAGTCTACTCGAACACGTCGACGATCTCGAGGACGTCGTCGATCGCGACGTACACCTCCCCGTCGTCGGTCACGACCTCGTACACTGGATCATCTTCCTCCCAGCCCTCAGGGGCGACACACTCAGCGTAGTCCATCGCCGCGATCGACTCAGCTGGTGCCACCCCCGAACGCATCCACACATCCGACTGACTCGCGAGACGGAACACGTAGTTCACATTGAGCATCACCCGTCCGAGGACGACAAATGGGGGCATCGGCCACCCGCCGTTGCGGGGCGGCGGCGGTCGCCGCCGACGCCGACGGTCGTGTGGCGACAGCGGCAGTCGCCACCGGCCAGAGGCGAGGCGTGGCTGTCCGTGCAGCGTGCCCGTGGGGAGCCGGCGACTGGCGGAGAGCCGGCGGGCGCGGGCGCGTCGTCGACCGACGGTGCGGAGGCGGAAGCGGAACGGTGCGATCAGGGGTCGGCCCCGCGAGGGGCGAGGTTACAGCCGCTCGTGCGTGAGGACGACGTCCTCGACGTCGATGTCCATCCACGTACCGTCGTTCTCGAGCATCTCGTTGGCCTTGCGGCGTGCGTCGGCGGCGTCGAACCCGAGCACCGACCGGAGGGGCTCGGGGTCGCCCTTCCGAGTGAGATGCACGAGGACGGGCTGACCGGTGAAGACGATCAGGTCCTCGCGGGGGTTCGTCGTCTGGAGGGCACCGAGATTCGCGAACTCGCGGGCACATCGGTACGAGCAGAAGGCGACCTCACCCCAGTCGGCGGCCATGCCCTCCATGTCGCACGAGGT from Halobaculum marinum carries:
- a CDS encoding BREX system ATP-binding domain-containing protein codes for the protein MNDTFTITDEQQDYSQYDLDANPFPYSPVPAEDPEIYCGQPHVTEKISSTVSSVLSTGKSKHLVVTGKYGNGKSHTLKYTRSLLRDRDDVVVGYVAQPGEGFLDIYHEFIYDLGFSRVQEIAYEYLAAVTCDITDENPTGANEMESLLDDGEILLSEIVPETIRRLSDVTKFADFARAIVHMVYEDTNLYAWQWLTAEGIRYEQRKEMEIHSALDDDTMGVRAFTAMKNILLDLSYTGVFVFVDEFESIARLSPKNEQATLNSIRHLMDQNSNGLCMLFGCAPEVWQDVMSEYHAFSERIGQEVALRPLTTENLTELVEDYLSRERTSAVPDPAVRPFTENSLELILQRSQGNIRQVLSVCSRMLDNAASESQAEITADFTQEHI
- a CDS encoding LAGLIDADG family homing endonuclease, producing the protein MLTADLGWVPISTVSAGDELATLAIVTAENGQRQRRLQTAQVTDVAHVRRPTVELQTDEVTVSVAADARVLPYTHDFRDACRFRSGQRVKTVLTPTPDPDSVAYRDGYVHGAFAGDGSVVKTKTTKNATLRCQDEEIIERVDAFARDEYGLQRKGREFNSLHEIRTTIWKEVDLLDGLLPIDPTQVDDLDYCRGWLAGMFDTDGAFDGHTVRFTQTKPEQRKALQLLLGRLGFEYVVEQKGVRVRGANSRLRVLSAIRPVVSRKIRSYAGIMVNGSAEVVGVAERPVRDTYDISLDRGDAYVLEGLCVEAV
- a CDS encoding MarR family winged helix-turn-helix transcriptional regulator, with the translated sequence MSTGLGTADGMESRELIHFVTQQTRFALINNILQHPEQLPSMYELGELNPSVSDATVYKHVQKLIDAGIVKEVALDDDQRRQGYPWKFYGLTAEGREFLEEHNLLAAEETLQQIYDTISDKPEKMVKYQKAPRPDGT